In Streptomyces sp. SN-593, a single genomic region encodes these proteins:
- a CDS encoding MFS transporter, translating to MSAPTAFRFSSGYHRVIGAAGASAVGDGMRFAALPLLSAALLHDAFQVSAVTAATTVPWLLFGLPAGAYADRFERGRLMVVADLLRALTLIVTAVLLACGRLTFWPLTTAAFLLGIGEVLFDCASFALLPSVVPKERLEAANGRLFAVQTVGRDLLGQVLGGVLFVVGRAIPLLFDALSFLMSAALLTAVRVPRPERSAAGPRLLTDIREGLVHVLRDPLLRALTLSAGVINAVYLGQIAVFVILVRDVLELPDAAYGALLAAGAAGGVVGSLAASRMAAAVGRVPTLIGNLALMGVGGLAVAATDSVYAVTAGYCAAGFGLMVWNVVAVSLRQELIPDRLLGRTTGVYRLFAWGTMPLGALAFGWLSTSAGPRTAFAVGGAVTLVMCLPVAFTLSRDSRLTDTRLTPEGAHDE from the coding sequence GTGAGCGCACCCACCGCCTTCCGCTTCAGTTCCGGCTATCACCGGGTGATCGGTGCCGCGGGTGCGTCGGCGGTCGGCGACGGCATGCGTTTCGCCGCCCTTCCGCTGCTGTCCGCCGCGCTGCTGCACGACGCGTTCCAGGTGTCCGCGGTCACCGCGGCCACGACGGTGCCCTGGCTGCTGTTCGGCCTGCCGGCAGGGGCGTATGCCGACCGGTTCGAGCGCGGTCGCCTGATGGTCGTCGCCGACCTGCTGCGCGCCCTGACGCTGATCGTCACCGCAGTGCTGCTCGCCTGCGGCCGGCTGACGTTCTGGCCCCTGACGACCGCGGCGTTCCTGCTGGGCATCGGGGAGGTGCTGTTCGACTGCGCGTCCTTCGCGCTGCTGCCGAGCGTCGTTCCCAAGGAGAGGTTGGAGGCGGCGAACGGCCGACTCTTCGCGGTCCAGACCGTGGGCCGCGATCTGCTGGGACAAGTGCTCGGCGGTGTGCTCTTCGTGGTGGGCAGGGCGATTCCCCTCCTGTTCGACGCACTCTCCTTCCTGATGTCCGCAGCGCTGCTGACCGCCGTTCGTGTGCCGCGGCCCGAGCGGTCCGCGGCCGGGCCCCGGCTCCTGACCGACATCCGCGAGGGTCTGGTCCACGTGCTGCGTGACCCTCTGCTGCGCGCCCTGACTCTCTCCGCGGGTGTCATCAACGCCGTGTACCTCGGACAGATCGCCGTCTTCGTCATCCTGGTGCGCGACGTGCTGGAGCTTCCGGACGCCGCGTACGGGGCATTGCTGGCCGCCGGAGCCGCCGGGGGCGTGGTCGGCAGTCTGGCTGCGAGCCGCATGGCCGCAGCGGTGGGCCGGGTCCCCACCCTGATCGGGAACCTGGCCCTCATGGGTGTCGGAGGTCTGGCGGTGGCGGCAACCGACAGCGTGTACGCGGTCACCGCCGGATACTGCGCCGCCGGGTTCGGCCTCATGGTCTGGAACGTCGTGGCGGTCTCCCTGCGGCAGGAACTCATCCCGGATCGCCTCCTCGGCCGGACGACCGGCGTGTACCGGCTGTTCGCCTGGGGGACGATGCCCCTCGGCGCGCTGGCGTTCGGCTGGCTGAGCACGTCAGCGGGACCGCGGACGGCCTTCGCGGTCGGCGGTGCGGTCACACTGGTGATGTGCCTGCCCGTCGCTTTCACGCTGTCGAGGGACAGCAGACTCACCGACACCCGCTTGACCCCCGAAGGTGCACATGATGAGTGA
- a CDS encoding RNA polymerase sigma-70 factor, giving the protein MTADPFAAHRGLLFTVAYEMLGSAADAEDVLQESWLRWAGVDRAQVRDARAYLVRLVTRQALNRLRTLARRREEYVGAWLPEPLLTAPDIADDVVLAEGVSMAVLTVLETLGPAERAVFVLREVFELPYGEIAAAVGKPAATVRQIARRARAHVAARRPRVRVGRSEQQAVVERFMAALRTGRLEELMAVLAPDVVMIADGGGVAAAALAPVRGAESVAALLARAHRAAAGFSAATVWLNGAPAGRVEVGGEPAALGLVVEEGRVTRIYAVRNPRKLTRLDEPAELSRR; this is encoded by the coding sequence GTGACCGCTGACCCGTTCGCCGCCCACCGCGGCCTGCTGTTCACCGTCGCGTACGAGATGCTCGGTTCCGCGGCCGACGCGGAGGACGTGCTCCAGGAGTCGTGGCTGCGGTGGGCCGGCGTGGACCGGGCGCAGGTCCGCGATGCGCGGGCCTACCTCGTCCGGCTCGTGACGCGGCAGGCGCTCAACCGCTTGCGCACGCTGGCGCGCCGGCGCGAGGAGTACGTCGGCGCGTGGCTGCCCGAGCCCCTGCTGACCGCCCCCGACATCGCCGACGACGTGGTCCTCGCGGAGGGCGTCTCGATGGCGGTGCTGACCGTGCTGGAGACGCTCGGCCCGGCCGAGCGGGCGGTGTTCGTGCTCCGTGAGGTCTTCGAGCTGCCCTACGGGGAGATTGCCGCGGCGGTCGGGAAGCCGGCCGCCACCGTACGGCAGATCGCGCGCCGGGCCCGCGCGCACGTGGCGGCCCGCCGGCCGCGGGTCCGGGTCGGCCGGTCGGAGCAACAGGCCGTGGTGGAACGGTTCATGGCCGCACTGCGCACCGGTCGGCTTGAGGAGCTGATGGCGGTCCTCGCGCCCGACGTGGTGATGATCGCCGACGGTGGCGGTGTCGCGGCCGCCGCGCTCGCGCCGGTCCGCGGCGCCGAGTCGGTCGCGGCGCTTCTCGCCCGCGCCCACCGGGCGGCGGCCGGGTTCAGCGCGGCGACCGTCTGGCTCAACGGCGCGCCCGCGGGCCGCGTCGAGGTCGGCGGCGAACCGGCCGCCCTCGGCCTGGTGGTGGAGGAGGGACGGGTCACCCGGATCTACGCGGTGCGCAACCCGAGGAAGTTGACGCGGCTGGACGAACCGGCGGAGCTGAGCCGGCGGTGA
- a CDS encoding lantibiotic dehydratase — MISVNDSQTTTNPVPGGAWRLVPVVVLRQAGFPMEALDPLVDAASVDEAHALLRSRSRLASLARELKPVLRQHPVPGCPQSASRVGRLRPLPGRELRRATAALPDEAARTLHAYQASAEEFAGELEDFAARHRTRLDRARTAVAEAFGDERLRQVLLLSNDAAYPEFAAWLDAFQGEMGRHSRRMTDLLTMYLQRVTTKNETHSHFGPFTVGRVGDVPGIAWTSEREMERRTLFSHWAAEKLAQSAAAVPGLFDFVRPRRRPLSFLREGRIDLYAFTTRDGLDTDWNFQHLGGREVAAHEAWLWQRCDGERTLRELRSEWDTELGSHAPVPFDQVLKELVVREWVVAEFEIPVGDHEPLAALRRQLLPAPPEQAAPVLSAIGRFEEDLACFARLPLAERPAALTATKARFEKLTGTAANRNSGLHYADRSILFEEAHGEPAGLTIGPDIARFITDELSIVYETVLARPRLRMRRELAVLTRWVAERFGADVEVPLDRLYSEFFRDRHALEEECAAVEAELAALDRSITDALLGSGGVDRPEVVVERDRMEAILAAHPRTPAAVVDPDVLFAATSRQDLREGRFTAVIGDCHAVREVITHTSFGPLIQERAPELLPEVHEGYQSLLDDGEVLANLSRGHPDKSSTQLVYPCHDLEVYGRSGQSRDRVVQPSHLYVVLRDGRLELRAHGVAGRLRLMAPPAGGPSIRQDPLSPFAFPRHFGGAGLDAPTLEHLPRIRCGRVVLQRETWRVPAARLRGAAAFDGPAEQTGGEEAAGFVAACRLRFELGLPRHVFVKISGEPKPIYVDWQAPLLVRQLCRLAARQVGTLEISEMLPTPDQRWLSVRGHRYTSELRCAVFSPGDPR; from the coding sequence GTGATCAGCGTCAACGACTCCCAGACCACCACGAACCCCGTCCCGGGCGGGGCGTGGAGACTCGTACCGGTCGTCGTGCTCCGGCAGGCCGGTTTTCCGATGGAGGCGCTCGACCCCCTCGTGGACGCCGCCTCCGTCGATGAGGCCCACGCTCTCCTGCGGAGCAGGAGTCGGCTGGCCTCGCTGGCGCGGGAACTCAAGCCGGTGCTGCGGCAGCACCCGGTCCCCGGTTGCCCGCAGTCGGCGTCGCGCGTGGGCCGGCTGCGACCGCTGCCAGGCCGTGAACTGCGACGTGCCACCGCAGCGCTGCCCGACGAGGCGGCCCGCACCCTGCACGCCTACCAGGCGTCCGCGGAGGAGTTCGCCGGGGAACTGGAGGACTTCGCCGCCCGGCACCGCACCCGCCTGGACCGTGCGAGAACCGCCGTGGCCGAGGCGTTCGGCGACGAGCGCCTGCGGCAAGTGCTGCTGCTGTCGAACGACGCCGCGTATCCGGAGTTCGCCGCATGGCTCGACGCCTTCCAGGGGGAGATGGGCCGGCACTCCCGAAGAATGACCGACCTGCTCACGATGTACCTCCAGCGGGTGACGACGAAGAACGAGACCCACTCCCACTTCGGACCGTTCACCGTGGGCCGGGTCGGGGACGTGCCGGGCATCGCATGGACCTCGGAGCGGGAGATGGAGCGCCGGACGCTCTTCAGCCACTGGGCGGCGGAGAAGCTCGCCCAGAGCGCCGCGGCGGTCCCCGGCCTGTTCGACTTCGTACGTCCTCGAAGGCGCCCGCTGTCCTTCCTGCGCGAGGGACGGATCGACCTCTACGCGTTCACCACCCGGGACGGGCTGGACACCGACTGGAACTTCCAGCACCTGGGAGGCAGGGAGGTTGCGGCCCACGAGGCATGGCTGTGGCAGCGCTGCGACGGCGAACGAACGCTCCGCGAACTGCGCTCGGAGTGGGACACCGAGCTCGGCTCCCACGCCCCCGTCCCCTTCGACCAGGTGCTGAAGGAGCTGGTCGTGCGGGAATGGGTGGTTGCCGAGTTCGAGATCCCCGTCGGCGACCACGAGCCGCTGGCCGCCCTGCGCCGACAACTGCTGCCCGCTCCACCGGAACAGGCCGCACCGGTGCTCTCGGCCATCGGCCGCTTCGAGGAGGATCTGGCCTGTTTCGCGAGGCTGCCCCTCGCCGAGCGCCCTGCCGCGCTGACCGCGACGAAAGCCAGGTTCGAGAAGCTGACGGGAACCGCCGCAAACCGCAACAGCGGCCTGCACTACGCCGACCGGAGCATCCTGTTCGAGGAGGCCCACGGCGAGCCGGCCGGCCTGACCATCGGCCCGGACATCGCCCGCTTCATCACGGACGAGTTGTCCATCGTGTACGAGACCGTGCTCGCGCGTCCACGGCTGCGCATGCGGCGTGAACTGGCCGTTCTCACCCGATGGGTGGCGGAGCGCTTCGGCGCCGACGTCGAGGTCCCCCTGGACCGCCTCTACTCGGAGTTCTTCCGGGACCGGCACGCCCTTGAGGAGGAGTGCGCAGCCGTCGAGGCCGAACTGGCGGCGCTCGACCGGTCGATCACCGACGCCCTGCTGGGGAGCGGGGGTGTGGACCGGCCGGAGGTCGTCGTGGAGCGGGACCGGATGGAGGCGATCCTCGCCGCCCATCCCCGCACTCCTGCCGCGGTCGTCGATCCGGACGTGCTGTTCGCTGCCACGAGCCGTCAGGACCTGCGCGAGGGCCGGTTCACCGCGGTGATCGGAGACTGCCACGCCGTCCGGGAGGTCATCACCCACACCAGCTTCGGCCCCCTGATCCAGGAACGCGCCCCGGAGCTGCTGCCAGAGGTCCACGAGGGCTACCAGTCCCTGCTCGACGACGGCGAGGTCCTCGCCAACCTGTCCCGGGGCCACCCGGACAAGTCCTCGACACAGCTCGTCTACCCCTGCCACGACCTGGAGGTCTACGGCCGTTCCGGCCAGTCGCGCGACCGGGTGGTGCAGCCCTCGCACCTGTACGTCGTGCTGCGTGACGGACGGCTGGAGCTGCGTGCCCACGGTGTCGCGGGAAGACTGCGCCTCATGGCGCCCCCGGCCGGCGGACCGAGCATCCGCCAGGACCCGCTCTCCCCGTTCGCCTTCCCGCGTCACTTCGGCGGGGCGGGACTGGACGCCCCCACCCTGGAACACCTCCCCCGTATCCGGTGCGGCCGTGTCGTCCTGCAACGCGAGACCTGGCGGGTCCCCGCCGCCCGCCTGCGTGGTGCGGCCGCTTTCGACGGCCCCGCGGAACAGACGGGCGGGGAGGAGGCCGCGGGGTTCGTCGCGGCCTGTCGGCTGCGCTTCGAGCTCGGCCTGCCCCGGCACGTCTTCGTCAAGATCTCCGGTGAGCCGAAGCCGATCTACGTCGACTGGCAGGCTCCGCTCCTGGTACGGCAGTTGTGCCGACTGGCCGCGCGGCAGGTCGGCACGCTGGAGATCTCCGAGATGCTGCCCACGCCCGACCAACGCTGGCTGAGCGTGCGCGGTCATCGCTACACCAGTGAGCTGCGGTGCGCCGTGTTCTCACCGGGGGACCCGAGGTGA
- a CDS encoding PHP domain-containing protein, producing the protein MRGASATLATPVDLHLHTRHSDGDEAPADLARRCVDAGLHVAAVTDHNTVAGIAAFEQAVGGRLTVVPACEVTATWRGEEAHCLAYLVDPHDLRFQERIGGVHDAELAWWRAWTDRAQAIGVPLTWDEVARRLGGHRVAYVGDYLALLLEAAQGDPRFAGYPTEDYGRLVADWCRPGRPLHVEHPEKPDVVDVLSWIEEAGGVGVLAHPGQFVTALDGSECVALLEPLREAGLAGLEVWTSWHTPADSDRLAGVCDRLGLVATAGSDYHGVRVKPWAPRPGLLPALPVDPLAVIDALHDRRPVRTSTEAGL; encoded by the coding sequence ATGCGGGGGGCGTCCGCCACGCTCGCCACCCCGGTCGACCTGCACCTGCACACCCGGCACTCCGACGGGGACGAGGCTCCGGCCGACCTGGCGCGGCGCTGTGTCGACGCGGGGCTGCATGTGGCCGCCGTGACCGACCACAACACCGTGGCCGGCATCGCCGCGTTCGAGCAGGCCGTCGGCGGACGCCTCACCGTGGTCCCGGCTTGCGAGGTCACCGCCACCTGGCGTGGCGAAGAGGCCCACTGCCTGGCCTACCTCGTCGATCCCCACGACCTGCGGTTCCAGGAGCGGATCGGTGGTGTCCACGACGCCGAGCTGGCGTGGTGGCGCGCCTGGACCGACCGCGCGCAGGCCATCGGAGTGCCGCTCACCTGGGACGAGGTGGCGCGACGCCTCGGCGGCCACCGTGTGGCCTATGTGGGCGACTATCTCGCCCTGCTGCTGGAGGCGGCGCAGGGCGACCCGCGGTTCGCCGGTTACCCGACGGAGGACTACGGCCGGCTCGTGGCCGATTGGTGCCGTCCCGGGCGGCCGCTCCATGTGGAGCATCCTGAGAAGCCCGACGTGGTCGACGTCCTGTCATGGATCGAGGAGGCGGGCGGGGTCGGTGTCCTCGCACACCCCGGCCAGTTCGTGACGGCACTGGACGGTTCCGAGTGCGTGGCGCTGCTGGAGCCGCTGCGGGAAGCCGGGCTGGCCGGGCTCGAGGTGTGGACGAGCTGGCACACGCCGGCTGACAGCGACCGCCTCGCCGGTGTGTGCGACCGGCTCGGTCTCGTCGCGACCGCCGGGTCCGACTACCACGGGGTGCGGGTCAAGCCCTGGGCGCCGCGGCCCGGCCTGCTGCCCGCGCTCCCCGTGGATCCCCTGGCCGTCATCGACGCGCTGCACGACCGTCGTCCCGTCCGCACGAGTACCGAGGCAGGGCTGTGA
- a CDS encoding alpha/beta fold hydrolase, translated as MGADETVVADDGTRLWATRAGAEAPVLLCHGGPGLWDFLGGLAGLLADRFAVHRWDQRGCGRSQRRGPYASPGRVARCLRGTGLRAAPGSIPATTRTAARKGWEDGPSPDRTVPSAARTGAGRPSWSCPGPGSAPWPHAPGPVPALTAGSAPPVRPAASTSSGCAPRRSG; from the coding sequence ATGGGCGCGGACGAGACGGTGGTGGCCGACGACGGGACCCGGCTGTGGGCGACCCGCGCCGGCGCGGAGGCTCCGGTGCTGCTCTGCCACGGCGGGCCGGGGCTGTGGGACTTCCTCGGCGGCCTCGCCGGGCTGCTGGCGGACCGGTTCGCCGTCCACCGCTGGGACCAGCGCGGCTGCGGGCGTTCACAGCGGCGCGGACCGTACGCGTCGCCCGGTCGGGTGGCGCGGTGCCTCCGCGGTACGGGCCTCCGCGCGGCGCCGGGTTCGATCCCGGCGACGACCCGAACAGCGGCCCGGAAGGGGTGGGAAGACGGTCCGAGCCCGGACAGGACGGTGCCCAGCGCCGCCCGGACCGGGGCCGGGCGGCCATCCTGGTCCTGCCCGGGGCCCGGGTCCGCCCCCTGGCCCCATGCCCCAGGCCCCGTCCCCGCCCTCACCGCCGGCTCAGCTCCGCCGGTTCGTCCAGCCGCGTCAACTTCCTCGGGTTGCGCACCGCGTAGATCCGGGTGA
- a CDS encoding TetR/AcrR family transcriptional regulator: MGRHKQPEIRDRILDACADHALAHGLPDRLEPLARASGTSTRMLIYHFGTRDALLRETLARARSRQRDFFGGLVAPRPGEPYPDTLRRAWREMTGPAGRPYLRVFGRLREDAGQRLWPGFRREATTDWLRPLEEGMRSIGRPELGTLVLAVVRGLVMDIEATGDVARADRAFDHFLASLTALPAPVTAPVAVTAPAHPPGGEAPGPHPPRRPGAR; the protein is encoded by the coding sequence GTGGGACGGCACAAGCAGCCCGAGATCCGCGACCGCATCCTCGACGCCTGCGCCGACCACGCGCTCGCGCACGGGCTGCCGGACCGCTTGGAACCCCTGGCGAGGGCGTCCGGCACCTCGACGCGGATGCTGATCTACCACTTCGGCACCCGCGACGCGCTGCTGCGGGAGACGCTGGCGCGGGCGCGCAGCCGCCAGCGCGACTTCTTCGGCGGGCTGGTCGCCCCGCGACCCGGCGAGCCCTACCCGGACACCCTGCGGCGGGCCTGGCGGGAGATGACCGGCCCCGCCGGGCGCCCGTACCTCCGCGTGTTCGGCCGGCTCCGCGAGGACGCCGGGCAGCGGCTCTGGCCCGGGTTCCGCCGCGAGGCCACCACGGACTGGCTGCGGCCGCTGGAGGAGGGGATGCGGAGCATCGGCCGTCCCGAACTCGGCACCCTCGTCCTCGCGGTCGTCCGCGGTCTCGTCATGGACATCGAGGCGACCGGCGACGTCGCCCGCGCCGACCGCGCCTTCGACCACTTCCTCGCGTCCCTCACAGCCCTCCCCGCCCCCGTCACAGCCCCCGTCGCCGTCACCGCCCCTGCGCACCCGCCCGGCGGGGAAGCCCCCGGCCCCCACCCGCCCCGCCGACCCGGCGCCCGCTGA
- a CDS encoding alpha/beta hydrolase, translated as MRVVFVHGACVRDGSWWWHRAAAALRERGVGSAAPALPSCGEGDRPAGPRGPGLREDVASVRTALTATDEPAVVVAHSYGGIVAAEAAAGVESVRHLVLVSSYLPEPGESLSTFGAPVPPPFLDFDPEGGTFGARPELFADTFVQDCPPDVARAAATRLARQTLSVTGQPVRAAAWHDLPTTYLLCADDRGTPAEAQRAFARRADEVVELAAGHHPFLSRPQDVADLVASLA; from the coding sequence ATGCGCGTCGTCTTCGTACACGGAGCGTGTGTCCGCGACGGGTCGTGGTGGTGGCACCGGGCCGCCGCGGCCCTGCGGGAGCGCGGTGTCGGGAGCGCGGCACCGGCACTGCCGAGCTGCGGCGAGGGCGACCGGCCGGCCGGGCCGCGGGGCCCCGGGCTGCGCGAGGACGTCGCCTCGGTGCGGACGGCGCTGACCGCGACCGACGAGCCGGCCGTGGTCGTGGCCCACAGCTACGGGGGCATCGTGGCCGCCGAGGCCGCGGCGGGCGTCGAGTCGGTCCGGCACCTGGTGCTGGTGTCGAGCTACCTGCCCGAGCCCGGGGAGTCGCTGTCGACGTTCGGCGCGCCGGTACCGCCGCCGTTCCTGGACTTCGACCCCGAGGGCGGGACGTTCGGCGCCAGGCCGGAGCTGTTCGCCGACACGTTCGTCCAGGACTGCCCGCCCGACGTCGCCCGCGCGGCGGCCACCCGGCTGGCCCGGCAGACCCTGTCGGTGACCGGGCAGCCCGTCCGCGCGGCGGCGTGGCACGACCTGCCGACGACGTACCTGCTGTGCGCCGACGACCGGGGCACCCCGGCGGAGGCACAGCGCGCGTTCGCCCGCCGCGCGGACGAGGTGGTCGAACTGGCCGCCGGCCACCACCCGTTCCTGTCCCGGCCGCAGGATGTCGCCGACCTCGTCGCGTCCCTCGCCTGA
- a CDS encoding arginase family protein — MTELPDFEALQNSVKAEDFEEDPLPGWAGVATLFGTPTTRADQVDVGEDGWVVSGVPFDATASSRPGAAEGPRAIRQASLVFSSYLTSLGEWRMLDTRTGQAFRYRAPQVADAGDLHVYPTDTVRTFQAVAAESRRLSQSAPRLVFLNGDHSCTFPTFAGFRAGRLDRGAGRVGFINIDHHFDFGNWSTLHGPLYHGSNSRRISEIPQMRPEDMAFVGVGDVTKYDQYRGLIDTGFHIVPGSRIVREGAAAALRPLIDELGSRCDTVYVSLDIDVLDSASATGTGHVTMGGIGTGDLLDVYEELRALPVGAVDVAEVAPRYDPSGGTAQIAARLLFEFLFRTECAPSELAPWSDSTCDEPLEHQ; from the coding sequence ATGACCGAGCTCCCCGACTTCGAAGCGCTGCAGAACAGCGTCAAGGCCGAGGACTTCGAAGAGGACCCGCTGCCGGGATGGGCCGGCGTCGCGACGCTCTTCGGCACCCCCACCACCCGCGCCGACCAGGTGGACGTCGGAGAGGACGGCTGGGTGGTGTCCGGCGTTCCCTTCGACGCCACCGCCAGTTCCCGGCCGGGAGCCGCGGAAGGGCCCCGGGCCATCCGCCAGGCGAGCCTGGTCTTCTCCAGCTACCTGACCAGTCTGGGCGAGTGGCGGATGCTGGACACCCGCACCGGCCAGGCCTTCCGCTACCGCGCCCCCCAGGTCGCGGATGCCGGCGACCTGCACGTCTACCCGACGGACACCGTGCGGACGTTCCAGGCCGTCGCGGCGGAGAGCCGCCGGCTGAGCCAGTCCGCGCCGCGCCTGGTCTTCCTCAACGGTGACCACTCGTGCACCTTCCCGACGTTCGCCGGTTTCCGTGCCGGGCGGCTCGACCGGGGCGCGGGCCGCGTGGGGTTCATCAACATCGACCACCACTTCGACTTCGGCAACTGGAGCACGCTGCACGGGCCGCTGTACCACGGCTCCAACTCCCGCAGGATCAGCGAGATCCCCCAGATGCGTCCGGAGGACATGGCCTTCGTCGGTGTCGGCGACGTGACCAAGTACGACCAGTACCGAGGGCTGATCGACACTGGCTTCCACATCGTGCCAGGCTCCCGGATCGTCAGAGAGGGCGCCGCCGCCGCACTGCGCCCCCTCATCGACGAACTCGGCTCGCGATGCGACACGGTCTACGTCTCGCTCGACATCGACGTGCTCGACAGCGCCTCGGCGACCGGCACCGGCCATGTGACCATGGGCGGCATCGGCACCGGAGACCTCCTCGACGTCTACGAGGAGCTCCGCGCGCTTCCCGTCGGCGCTGTCGACGTGGCGGAGGTCGCCCCCCGCTACGACCCGTCCGGCGGCACCGCGCAGATCGCGGCCCGCCTGCTCTTCGAGTTCCTCTTCCGCACCGAGTGCGCTCCCTCCGAGCTCGCGCCCTGGTCCGACAGCACCTGCGACGAACCCCTGGAGCACCAGTGA
- a CDS encoding phosphotransferase family protein, which translates to MSERSTELDSLAERWGLSSLEPAGRGLEFSVYRAQGRDGQPVAVRLAHRRFDSNANDPQVDTRALLLQEYEIARHLAAHGLPVAEARELVLADEPASPDVLLSAYVPDDGSDLDSFALGKLLARLHQVPPPGLKLVASEGVPTASAITARIRRRWAEIGHLVDDWPGPPDASLIAGRLAGLTEDSLLHLDVRSDNIRRRQGRAVALLDWSNALLGSPSLEFGRLVEYARYPENELDVAAVRSGYARTATVPPDSDPSLSVGRLDAALMLALVFLSEAPDPNRGPAAADHARELALRMSARHT; encoded by the coding sequence ATGAGTGAGCGATCCACCGAGTTGGACAGCCTGGCCGAACGGTGGGGCCTGAGCAGCCTGGAACCGGCCGGCAGGGGACTGGAATTCTCCGTCTACCGGGCACAGGGGCGCGACGGGCAGCCCGTCGCGGTACGTCTCGCGCACCGGCGATTCGACTCGAACGCCAACGACCCCCAGGTGGACACCCGGGCTCTGCTCCTCCAGGAGTACGAGATCGCGAGGCATCTGGCCGCCCACGGTCTACCGGTCGCGGAGGCCAGGGAGCTCGTCCTGGCGGACGAGCCGGCCTCCCCTGACGTCCTGCTGTCCGCGTACGTCCCCGATGACGGGTCGGACCTCGACTCGTTCGCGCTCGGGAAGCTGCTCGCACGGCTCCATCAGGTGCCGCCGCCGGGACTGAAGCTCGTCGCGTCGGAGGGTGTGCCCACGGCGAGCGCGATCACCGCACGCATCAGGCGCCGTTGGGCCGAGATCGGCCACCTCGTCGACGACTGGCCCGGTCCGCCGGACGCGTCCCTCATCGCCGGACGACTCGCCGGCCTCACCGAGGACAGCCTCCTCCACCTCGACGTCCGGAGTGACAACATCCGGCGCCGGCAGGGACGCGCCGTCGCCCTGCTGGACTGGTCGAACGCGCTGTTGGGATCTCCCTCGCTGGAGTTCGGGCGCCTGGTCGAGTACGCCCGGTACCCGGAGAACGAGCTCGACGTGGCTGCGGTCCGCAGCGGATACGCGAGGACGGCCACGGTTCCGCCCGACAGCGATCCGTCCTTGTCCGTGGGCCGCCTGGACGCCGCACTGATGCTGGCCCTCGTCTTCCTGTCCGAGGCCCCCGACCCGAACCGTGGACCGGCAGCAGCCGACCACGCACGAGAACTCGCGCTCAGGATGAGCGCACGTCATACGTAG